AAAGGTTTATTCTGAAACGCTTAATTTAAACTTGCAGCGAAAATAATATGATATTGAATAAGTACCAGAATTATTCGAAATATAAAAGCGGACTAGCAGTTCCATTATTGATTGGTACGGTTTTATTCTTTATCCTTTATTTCTATTCTCGCCTTACTTCGCCAGGCGTCGAAATATTCTTATCTGATTCATTATACTCACTTGCTGCCACAGTGATGATAGCGTATTTGGCTTGCCTTTTCCTTTTTTATTTAAGCATTCACAAGTATTTTTTTTCAAAGTCAAAAATTGAAAACAATCCTGTACATTTGTTATACCATTTGCAATTTCCTTTCAGGGCAACAAAGTATAAACTCATTTTTGTAATTTCTAGTATGATTTATTTTATATTTTTTGGGTTTCTTTCAAATATCTTTATTTATTTCTTAGATGAAAACACTGTTTTTTCAATTTACCCTGTTCCTCCGATTGACCATGGGGAAGACGAAACAAACGGATCTCATAAAACTAATCATCACCAAAATGCAAACGAGACAGAAAGTCTAAGTACTTTTCAAGATAGTAACATAGTATACCCTACTTACAAACTTATTATTTGCTGCAATTACATTGGCTATCTCCCAATGCTAATTCTTCAATTAAGTGAAAGTCTGTCTATTCTGATAATACCTCTGAATTTAATAATTGGGATAACACTTGCCTTTTTAGTTGGCCTAAATGTTACTTTAAATCTATTCATTTTATCAAAGAACAGAGCAATTAAAATGTCGAAAAGAAACCTATTTGGGGTTGTAGGAATTTCTACTGGCTTATTTGTAGGATGCCCAACCTGCACAGGTAGTTTGTTTTACTCTCTAGTGGGATTTAGTTCTATGGTGCTTTTATCATCACTAAACATCTACCAAATCTTATTTGTGGTTATTAGTATACCAATGCTCTTGGGATCATTAATTTTGATGATGAAAATACTTCGAACAACTTATCTTAATTCTTGTCAAATAAAATGATTGATTGATTCAAATTCCTATAGAAAAGTAGAGGGTGAATCCCTAGTTTCTTAATCTTTATCTATGAATTCATCGGCTGATGGAGGTTCTGGATTGATTCCCTTTCTTTTCCTTATATCAGTAATAATACTTCTAAGGACTGATTGAGGAACTGCTTGCCATGTCTTAAAATAGGTACTCCACATTGCTTTTCCAGCTGTTCCCCCTCTCATCAATTCAGACAAATCAAAAGTTTCTGAGGCAGGTACTTCACCTAAGATAATAGCAATTATGCCCTTTTGATCTACATTTAGCAATTTACCCCGCTTACCGGATAATATTCCCGCTACTGTACCTATCTGTTCCTGTGGACATTTTACTTCTATCCCTAGGATTGGTTCCAACAACACCGGATCGGCTATCAACATAGATCCCAGCATAGCTCTTCTAGTTGCAGGCATTAATTGAGCCAAACCCCTGTGAGCTGGATCCTCGTGAGGGACAAAGTGGTGTAATACAAAGCGTAAACCCCTGACAGATTCTTGAGCAATTGGCCCTGAATGAATTACATCATCAAAACCTGATTTTATTGAATCCATGGATTCTTGAATAAATTGAACTCCTTTCGTCTCGTCAGAAAGCATATTCCCACTTCGGTCAACAGTAACGACACTCCTAGCGTCATCTGTACTCCAACCCTTTTCCCTAAGGAGACGAGACATTTCCTTCTTGTCCATATCTTCGCGTAATTGTCCTGTTCTAATCATATCAATAACTTCCTCACTCAACGGCTCTACCCTCAAAAATATCTTATTGTGTTTGTTTGGTGATTTGCTCATTATTGGTCCTGCTCTTCCCCTAATAGTTTCTCTATAGTTGATTAAAGGCTGCGTCGTTTTAATATCTAGGCCTAATTCTTGCAACAAAGAAGTTGCAATCTCAAGATGCAAGACTCCCATGCCCGCCATTAATGTTTCTCCACTTTCTTCATTAATCTTTACAATAAGGTTTGGATCCTCAACTGTTATCCTTCTCAATCCTTCAACAAGTTTTGGTAAATCTTTAGGATGTTTTGGTTCTACAGCGATGGTAACTACAGGTTCAGAAACGTATTTTATGGATTCAAATGCAGGAACGTTTTTAATAGAGGAAATAGTTTCACCTGCTACAGCATAATCTAACCCTAATAAAGCTGGAATATTACCACATGGAATTACACTTACGACCTCCCGTGTGTTACCCATATAAATATTTACAGACTGTACTTTTCCAGATCGCTTAGCATCTATAAGAAAAACTTCGTCTCCGTCTTTTATAGTACCAGAAAATAATCTACCAGTGGCGACCCTTCCCGCTTGGGGATCAACGTTAATTGTTGTTACCATCATTAAAACCGGTCCATTTTCATCACAATTTAAGAGGGCTTTTCCAATGTCAGAATCTAAATCACCCGGCCAAATTTTGGGGATTCTATATTTTTGTGCCACATGAGGTGGAGGATGATGTTGAACCACCATGCCTAATACCGCGTCATGCAAAGGTGCTCTTTCAGCTAGCTTCTTAATAGAAGTAGGATCGGTAGATGTGTATGCATCATAAACGTCTTTGAAGCTGATCCCTTTTTTCTGAGCTACCTTGAAATTAAATCCCCATCTATCCTTAGCCGATCCAAATGCAACCGTATTCCCCTGGATGCTTACCTTCCATTTTTCCTTCAGTTCGGGTTCGGCATAAAGATCTACTAATCTGTTAAACTCTGCGATTATGTTAGAAAGCCACTTTTGCATGGCTGCAGGGTCCAAACGCAATTCTTTGACCAGCCTGTCTATTTTGTTAATATACAATACTGGTCTAACCCTTTCCTCTAGGGCTTGCCGTGTTACTGTTTCGGTCTGCGTCATTATACCCTCTACCGAATCTGAAACTACAACGACTCCATCAATTGCTCTCAGGGCTCTAGTTACTCTGCCAGTAAAATCAATGTGCCCAGGTGTATCTATCATATTTATGACATATTCCTTACCATCATCATTTTCATAGAATAGAGTTACATTTGCTCCTCTAATTGTCATCTGTCTATTCTGTTCTAGTTTCATTGAATCCAAGGCCAATGCTTGTCCTGCAACACTTGGGGAAATAATTCCCGAAGCGGCCAAAAGACTATCGCTCATCGTAGTTTTTCCGTGATCTACATGAGCAATAACTCCGAAATTTCTAATTTGATCTTTATTTCCAATAATCCTGAGAATATCTTGAGTCGATTTAAACTTGGGCATCCTATATTTCAAAAAAGTTTTTTTAGGGTTATTAAACCTTCCTTGTGTAAAATAATGCCTAAAAAAAAGAGTAAACTAGGGTTGAACTTTTTAATTTTCCAAAGTTTATTTCAAGATATAAAAAGTTTATTCATTCTATTCATTTAGCCTGATCTGGATGATATAAAAAAATTAAATTCCATTTAGGGAAATAATTTTAGTAGAAAATTGCTCAATCTGATAACTTATATGACAACAATTGATCTAAAAAAAATGTTAATTCATGGTGCTAGAAATTAGAGTAGGGCATACACCCGACGCTGATGATGCTTTCATGTTTTATGCCATAGAAAATGAGCTCATCCCAATGGGAGACTTTAAAATTATACACCAAGTAGATGATATAGAAAAACTAAACAAACAGGCAATTAATCATGAGATAGAAATTACCGCAATATCTGCGCATGCACTTGCATTTCTCAAAGATTATAAAATACTAAACAGTGGAGGCAGTTTTGGAATTAATTACGGCCCAATTCTTATTTCTTATAAAAAGTCTTTAGATGATATATCAAGTAACATTGTCGGAATCCCCGGATATATGACTTCTGCTTATCTTTTGATGTCAATAGCCCTGGGGAAGTTAAATTGCATTGAAATGCTATTTAGCGAGATACCTAAAGCGATTATTAAAGGAACTGTTGACTATGGACTGGTAATACATGAGTCCCAGGTAACATATCCTAAGCATGATTTTAATAAATTATTTGATTTGGGAGAATGGTGGAATGAAAAAACTAACGGCTTGCCCGTCCCACTAGGAATCAATGTGGCTAGTTCCAAATTGATGAATAATTCTAAGATTAAAGCCTTTGACAGTCTGCTACAAAATTCAATAAGATACGGTCTAAATCACCTCGAAGATGCTATGGAATTTTCTACCAAGTATGGTAGGGGAACAGAAAAATCAACGCTGACCAAATTCGTGAAAATGTATGTGAACGAGTACACTGTAGATATGGGAAAAGATGGAAAAGAGGCAATCTCTAGGATGTTTGAAATGGCACGAGAAAAAGGCATAATTAATAGCAACCCCCCCTTAAACTATTCTTATTGAAAGTGCAGACTTAATGCCAACCCATTCTGCACCTCCTGTTACTGCCCGGATATGACAAAGTTAGTAATAGTTTCGTGTAGGCCTGTTTTTTATTTTTATTTTTAAATTCCGTAAAACATAATTATGTCAGGACGGAGCGACCTACCTTAAGTTAAGCGAGTTTAGTGGATTTAGTGAATCATGGATATCAAATGAAAACCAAGATTATGCTCTTAAAGCAAATACATTATTAGATTGGATTAAAAAAAGTATCTCTTTGTACGGGGTTTCGCTTTATTTCACAGATCAAAAATTTCAGCTCTTGTATAGATATTTGATTTGGTTTGCCTGCAGCCTTAAAAATCTCCTCTGAAAATGCTGTACCTACCAAGTCATTTCCTCCATAGCATAATGCAACTTGAGCCAATTTTTTTCCTAAAGCTATCCAATAGACCGAGACATTTTTGAGTGCCTTGCCGAGCAAAAGTCTTGATATCGCTATTATTCTCAGATCATAAGTTGATGGGCTTTCGGATGTAAGAGTGTGTTCTCGCTCGAGCTGCGTATTCTCCAAGCTAAATTTTAGTGGGATAAATGTGGTAAATCCACCGGTTTTCTTATTTAATTCCCTTAGCTTAATGATATGATCAACAATGTCTTCTGGCGTTTCAATATGGCCGAAAAGCATTGTGCAATTACCTTTCAACCCTATTCTATGGGCTTCATATACCGTGTTTAACCACTCATCCCCTGAACATTTGCCCAACACAATCTTGTCACGGGTTTGCTTACTGAATATCTCTGCACCACCCCCAGGCAATGCATCCAGGCCTGCATTCTTCAGCCTCTCTAATACTTCTTTGATTGAATTTTTGGTTACTTTTGATATAAAAAAAATCTCGGCTGGCGTAAGGGCCTTAATTATTACCTTAGGAAAACGAGTTTTAATCGATTTAAACATGTCCTCATAATATTCCATTCCCAATCTAGGGTTAAAACCTCCAACTATATGCAATTCAGTGGCACCTAAGTCATTCAAGGCAAACTCGGCCCTTTTTATAATTTGCTCATTTGAAAGTGTGTATGCATCATCATCTTTCTCCTTTCTATAGAAAGCACAAAGCTGACAACTTGCAGCACAAACATTAGTGTAATTTAGGTAGTAGGATGAAACAAAACTAACGTTATCACCACGAATTTCTTTTCTCAATTGATTCGCAGCATTCCCTAGCAAAAAAAGATTTTCATTTTTGAGTAAATCGACTCCATCATTAAATGTTAACTCATCGCCTGACATGACTTTCTCTAAGGCAGCAGTTGGTCTGACTACGGTATCGGACAATATAGACTATGATATGTAAAAAAATATAAGTGCTTTTAATGTCTAAAGGCATTTATCTAAAATCAAAGAATAAATTATACCAAGGTTAAGTTTAAACAATCATTGCAAAATACTCAGGTTCATCATGATATTTTTAAAGACTCTGAAATTGAAGATACAATAAATAGACTTTTAGAAAATCATGATATTAAGTTAAATGATATTATTTACCTATTAGAATCACAAGAGATCCAACGTCTCGGGCTAGTTGGTAACTCAATCAGGGAAAACATGTTTGGTAAAAATGTCACTTTTATTAATAATATTATATTAAATTATACGAATGTTTGTATTACTTATTGTAAGTTTTGCGCCTTTTATAGACCGCCTGGACACGAAGAATCCTACACCGTCTCAAAAGAAGAAATTTTAAATAGAGTCGTTTTCGCCAAGGCTAACTATGATATAAAACAAGTCCTCTTTCAAGGCGGGCATAATCCAAAGTTAAATACAGAATATTTTGAAGATATTTTTAGGACACTCAAAGCTAAATGTCCAGATGTCGCAATTCACGGATTGTCAGCTTCGGAGGTAGATATGATTTCACGGGTAGATAGAACATCGCCACTAGAGGTATTGGATCGGTTACAAAACGCAGGTCTTGAATCATTACCTGGGGCAGGCGCCGAAATTCTGGTTGATGAAGTTAAAGACGTTATAAGTCCACTCAAAATATCTAGCCAAACATGGTTAGACATCATGGAAAAGGCCCACAGCATCGGAATAAAATCTTCGGCCACGATGATGTATGGAACTGTGGAGTCTGTAGAACAAAGGGCTCGTCATATTCTTAAAATTGCAGATTTGCAAAGAAAAACCAAAGGGTTTATGGCATTCATACCCTGGAGTTTTGAACCCAATAAAACAGAAATTCAAGATAGTGGGTTGGTGCAACATCCTATGGGTGGATTCGAATTATTGAAGATGATTTCAGTGTCAAGGATAGTCTTTAATGGTCTAATAGATCACCTCCAGTCATCGTGGCTTACAAATGGAATTGGAATGGCGCAATTAGCAATTTATCATGGATCAGATGACTTTGGAGGAACACTCATTGGAGAAGAAGTTGTTAGTGCAACCGGTGCACGATCCACAGAATTATTGTCAAACAATATAATCACTGCAATTAGAGCGATGGGATACAAACCAGCAGAAAGAAACAACTCATATGATATCGTAAAACAATACTAGGAACAATAATTGGATCTTCCTACATCCAAAAATTGTAATTAAAATCTTGGGGGATCATCAAAGGCCTTTATAAATAGATTTATAAATGTATTTTCATAAACTTTACAATTGTGCCAGTTGGAATAGACGACATGGCTATCTACGTTCCGAAACTTTATATAGATTACAAAGACTTCGCTGAAGCAAGAGGAATAGATCCTCAAAAACTAGAATATGGAATAGGAATCAAAAAGATGGCCTTGGCCGACGCTAATCAAGATCCTGCAAGCATGGCTGCAAATGCATGCATGAGATTAATGAAGAATAATGATCTTAATCCTCAGGATATAGGAAGAATTTATGTAGCTACTGAATCTGGATTGGACGAATCAAAAGCAATGAATTCTTTTGTAATTGGAATGTTAGAACAGGTTTATGGAGAAAGTACTCTCGAGCATGCAGGCGGTATTGAATGCAAATTTGCATGTGTGAGCGGTTCGTATGCATTATATGATAATACAAACTGGATACGTGCCGGAGAGAATAACGATAAGGCAGCTATAGTCATTGTTAGCGATATTGCAAAATATGACATTGGATCCGCAGGGGAATATACTCAAGGCGCTGGTGCTATTGCATTACTCATAAAGGAAAACCCTAGACTGTTATCGTTTGACGAGAAAGTTACTTCAACCATCATAAAAAACGAATATGATTTTTACAGACCATTTGGAAAGGAAACGCCACTAGTAAATGGTTTATACTCAAATTTGCTCTATCTTATCCAAGTAAGAAAGGCCCTTGAGACTTACAAGGAAAAGGCAATCAAATCGGGCATAATTAAACTTGGAAAGGATGAATCAATCATAGACCATATTGATTACATAAGTGTGCATTTACCTTACAGAAGAATGGGCGAAAAGGCTTTGGCCTATTTACTAAGACACGAATGGAGACACCTTTCGAGATGGGAGAGCATTATTTCTGAAATAGGAACGGATGAGCCTGTTCCCAAAGACCCCAGGGGTACGATTGAGTCAATCTTAGCAGACACTGACTTTATGAAAGCTGATGAAAAATTTAGAAGAGCTTTTATGAAAACTGATCGCTACAGAGAGATTTTTGACAGCAAGATGTCCTCTTCCTTAGAGGCATCTACTATGATAGGTAACCTATATACGGCTTCAATGTACATGGGCCTGCGAAGTTTATTAGAATTTGAATTCTCAAAGGGAGCAGATTTATTTAATAAACGAATAGGTTTTGGTTCTTACGGTAGTGGTTGTAGTGCCATGGTATTTTCTGGAGTTATCCAAGAAAACTATAAAGAACTGGTTAAGCGAATGGATTTAGAAAAGGACATAGGTCAAAGAACAAAGATATCAATTAAGGATTACGAAAAATTACACAAAAATACTCGTAAATATAACGAGGCGTTCTTAAATGCAGAGGATGAATTTATTCTAATAAACATAGGCGGCATTACAGCTGATAGAGCTGGATTTAGGGAATATTGTTATGCATCATGATCTTTAATCTTAGACTTGTGAAAATTAATTTAACCATCTAGACTAGTTATTTTTTTATGTAGTTATTTAATGATTTTAAAGTTTATTTTTTGTTTGCTGAGAAGATCAACTAGCACGTTTGACTGTTCTTTATTCTCTAGTTCTAAGCTCAGATACACTCCAGCTGTTCCAGCAGGAATATTCGAACTAAGTCTGTCGTGAATTACCTCAACTATATTTATATTTGCTTGTGCAATTTCATCAACGATATTTCTCAATGCTCCAGGTTTATCCTTGAGTTGAATAAACAATTTTAGTAGTCTACCTGTTTGCATCAATCCCTTTGCAACTACTTGTCCCAGTAGATACATGTCTACATTGCCACCTGATAATATCGACACAATGTTCTTATTTTTTGAAATAGCCTTCCTATTTGCAATTAGGTAAGCTAGTGATGCGGCACCTGCAGGTTCCGTTACAATTTTTGAACGTTCCATCAGCAAGAACATAGTCTTTACTATGGCAAGGTCGTCTACTAGTACAATATCATCAACCTTGTCTTTTATTATCTCATATGGTAATTTTCCGGGTGATTTTACAGAAATCCCATCGGCTATGGTATAGCCTTCCTGAACGATGCCAATTTTCCCCTTTTTGATAGCCTTTTTCATTGACGGAAAAGCTGTAGACTCTACCCCAATAATACTAACTTTAGGATTGATTGTCTTTATGGCTAATGACACCCCCGCTATTAAGCCACCCCCGCCAATAGGAACATACACCTCATCAATATTCTTCAAATCCTCGAGAATCTCTAGCCCCACTGTTCCCTGTCCCGCAATGACATCAGGATCATCAAAGGCCGGCACAATGGTTCTACCCTCCTTAGTTGCAATTTCATTAGCATAAACTGACGACTCATCATAGTTATTGCCTTCCAATATTACAGTTGCACCATAAGATCTGGTAGCGGCGATTTTCGCTGGAGATGCATTTTTTGGCATGACTATAGTGCATGACATCTTATTGAGAGCTGATGCATATGCCACCCCTTGAGCATGGTTTCCTGCAGACGCTGCTATAACGCCTCCTTTTTTTGTATCGCTAGCTAACCTATCAATCATGGTTACTGCACCTCTTACCTTAAATGAACCAGTCTTTTGATAACACTCTAATTTTAAGAAAATATCATTACCACACATACTTGAAAAGGTATTGGAACGTATCAGATCAATTTTTCTAATTGACGACTTAGATAATACCTTTTGTGCCTCTTTTATGCTGTTTAAATCTATTTTGGAAATTTTTTTTCTCAAAGAAAGGGTAATCCAAGGTTTATTTAAGTTTAGTTGAAAGTCTTATCTTTGAATATTATATTTCATATTTTAGAATAAAAATTACAGACAGGTGTAGTACCATTATAACTTTTGCTAAAGGACAAGATCCAAAGGATCAATAATCAACCTAATGGACAGACGATAAAAAAAACAATAGGAGATATATTTGATAAAGTGGTTAAAAAATTATTGTTGTCCTAATGCATTATTTCCTGAATTTTCTTGGTTTTGGAAGTTAAAGTTATTTCCTGAATTTACTGTGTCGTCAAGAGATACTACCTAACTGTTCTGGAAAGAGCGTTGAATCTGTGAAATAATTGAGATGCAACGATATCATCATCATCGTTATCATCAGCGTGATTGTTTCCCCCAGCAAAGGCTAAATTATAGCTAAGCCGGTCACCTAAAAATGACGTTACCATGCTGGCCAAAAAAGCAAATACAAAACTTAGAACAAAAGCATGGTTTCTTAACAGAGAAGTCAATTTGTTAACAAGTTACAGTAGAATAGTGAATATTACTTTTATCTAAAACCTTTAATAAAAGTTAGATATGATCGTTGTAGAAAAATGAATAGATTTGTCATCTACTTTAAAAATACTCGAAGAAAGGATGTTCTAGTATCAGGTATGGTATCGACATGGACCATATTATTTGAATCATTATAACTCGACCTATTAGAGGGAAGAAATATATTTATTTAATCATAGGTTCATGTTTTTAATTCATTTCTCATCAATTCATATAAGAATTCCAGTTCAGTCTTTATAGCATCCAGCGTTTCTTTTGGTATTTTTTCAAAATTAATTACAGAAGTCTTTTCTTTTGTTTTCTTATTCTTTATCATTTCGAAATCTACATATATAACCATCCCATTTTCACCTTGCAACATTTTATTTTGATCTAGTGACGCTAACTCGATATGATAAATTTCTATTATCATAGTCTCGAGTTCCTTTTTCAACTTCACAATTTGGTCATTGTTCTTTTCTATATGGGGGTACTCTTCCTCAATGGATGATGCTTTTTCTATAAGGTTTTTTGTCAAATCATTCTGAGTAAATAATTCTTCAAATAATTGTGTATTATCCACACCCTTAAATCCTAATTTCTCCAATTCTTGTTTTATTATTTGGTCACCTTTTATAGTAATCTCACTTTTTGCACTTTTGTTTAATTGTTCTAAATCACGCATTTGTTTTGATATCTGGATAACTTGTTTATCAATTTGGTAGTATAGTAAGGAATGAAATTGGATTCCCATGTATATATAAAAATAAAATTTTTCAATTTCTAAGCTCAACTGAAAGTATAGTCGACGTATATCATCAGATTTTGTTGATTGAACAGGTACAATTTGCCAATTCGTTGTTTTGGTGTTTACCATTTTCTCAAAATTTTGAAAGAGAGTTACTATTTTGTTTGGATCAAAGGAAGCGGTTTCTATTACTGAAAAATCTCCTAACATTACTTTGGTATCTATAGTGACAATGTTATTCTTTATTGAGTTTTCAAATACATCTTTAATATTATCATAAAATCGGTTTAAAAGTATGATTGTATCGGGATTTTTTCCCTTTTCTTTCAGCGGTAATCGCATCTGTTTCTATCTTCATGATGACTATTTAATATTTGAATTTATGTATGAGACATCAATAGATTAAAATATCATCCCATTGACATAATGGTTATGCCTACAGCCTATATCTTGATCAATTGTATTTTAGGAAAGGAAGAAGAAATAATTAAACAAATATCTCAGATTCCACAAGTAAAGGAAGTTCGTGGAACTTATGGTGTTCATGACATGTTTGTGAAAATTCAAACAGATACAGTAGATGAAATGAACAATACAATTACCAACAGTATAAGAAAAATTAACGGAATAACCTCGACTGTTACATTGGTATCCATACCGGAACAAGGCGGTAGGGGCTAAAATTTTATGCTTTCTTGATGTGTAGAATAATTAGAAAAGAACTAAGCCCTACACATATCCAACCCACAGCTCCAACTATCGCGAAAATATAATAAATTGGGATTAACAAAGCAACTGCTGATAAAGCTGCTCCCAGACACCACATAAAAAGCAAAATTTGGATATCTATTTCGGAAACCTTCAACTTAACCCCTTATATCCTCGTCGTATCCTCTGAGGGTGTTAACAAT
The DNA window shown above is from Candidatus Nitrosocosmicus arcticus and carries:
- a CDS encoding elongation factor EF-2; protein product: MPKFKSTQDILRIIGNKDQIRNFGVIAHVDHGKTTMSDSLLAASGIISPSVAGQALALDSMKLEQNRQMTIRGANVTLFYENDDGKEYVINMIDTPGHIDFTGRVTRALRAIDGVVVVSDSVEGIMTQTETVTRQALEERVRPVLYINKIDRLVKELRLDPAAMQKWLSNIIAEFNRLVDLYAEPELKEKWKVSIQGNTVAFGSAKDRWGFNFKVAQKKGISFKDVYDAYTSTDPTSIKKLAERAPLHDAVLGMVVQHHPPPHVAQKYRIPKIWPGDLDSDIGKALLNCDENGPVLMMVTTINVDPQAGRVATGRLFSGTIKDGDEVFLIDAKRSGKVQSVNIYMGNTREVVSVIPCGNIPALLGLDYAVAGETISSIKNVPAFESIKYVSEPVVTIAVEPKHPKDLPKLVEGLRRITVEDPNLIVKINEESGETLMAGMGVLHLEIATSLLQELGLDIKTTQPLINYRETIRGRAGPIMSKSPNKHNKIFLRVEPLSEEVIDMIRTGQLREDMDKKEMSRLLREKGWSTDDARSVVTVDRSGNMLSDETKGVQFIQESMDSIKSGFDDVIHSGPIAQESVRGLRFVLHHFVPHEDPAHRGLAQLMPATRRAMLGSMLIADPVLLEPILGIEVKCPQEQIGTVAGILSGKRGKLLNVDQKGIIAIILGEVPASETFDLSELMRGGTAGKAMWSTYFKTWQAVPQSVLRSIITDIRKRKGINPEPPSADEFIDKD
- a CDS encoding menaquinone biosynthesis family protein, whose product is MVLEIRVGHTPDADDAFMFYAIENELIPMGDFKIIHQVDDIEKLNKQAINHEIEITAISAHALAFLKDYKILNSGGSFGINYGPILISYKKSLDDISSNIVGIPGYMTSAYLLMSIALGKLNCIEMLFSEIPKAIIKGTVDYGLVIHESQVTYPKHDFNKLFDLGEWWNEKTNGLPVPLGINVASSKLMNNSKIKAFDSLLQNSIRYGLNHLEDAMEFSTKYGRGTEKSTLTKFVKMYVNEYTVDMGKDGKEAISRMFEMAREKGIINSNPPLNYSY
- a CDS encoding radical SAM protein, coding for MSDTVVRPTAALEKVMSGDELTFNDGVDLLKNENLFLLGNAANQLRKEIRGDNVSFVSSYYLNYTNVCAASCQLCAFYRKEKDDDAYTLSNEQIIKRAEFALNDLGATELHIVGGFNPRLGMEYYEDMFKSIKTRFPKVIIKALTPAEIFFISKVTKNSIKEVLERLKNAGLDALPGGGAEIFSKQTRDKIVLGKCSGDEWLNTVYEAHRIGLKGNCTMLFGHIETPEDIVDHIIKLRELNKKTGGFTTFIPLKFSLENTQLEREHTLTSESPSTYDLRIIAISRLLLGKALKNVSVYWIALGKKLAQVALCYGGNDLVGTAFSEEIFKAAGKPNQISIQELKFLICEIKRNPVQRDTFFNPI
- a CDS encoding CofH family radical SAM protein; amino-acid sequence: MQNTQVHHDIFKDSEIEDTINRLLENHDIKLNDIIYLLESQEIQRLGLVGNSIRENMFGKNVTFINNIILNYTNVCITYCKFCAFYRPPGHEESYTVSKEEILNRVVFAKANYDIKQVLFQGGHNPKLNTEYFEDIFRTLKAKCPDVAIHGLSASEVDMISRVDRTSPLEVLDRLQNAGLESLPGAGAEILVDEVKDVISPLKISSQTWLDIMEKAHSIGIKSSATMMYGTVESVEQRARHILKIADLQRKTKGFMAFIPWSFEPNKTEIQDSGLVQHPMGGFELLKMISVSRIVFNGLIDHLQSSWLTNGIGMAQLAIYHGSDDFGGTLIGEEVVSATGARSTELLSNNIITAIRAMGYKPAERNNSYDIVKQY
- a CDS encoding hydroxymethylglutaryl-CoA synthase family protein produces the protein MPVGIDDMAIYVPKLYIDYKDFAEARGIDPQKLEYGIGIKKMALADANQDPASMAANACMRLMKNNDLNPQDIGRIYVATESGLDESKAMNSFVIGMLEQVYGESTLEHAGGIECKFACVSGSYALYDNTNWIRAGENNDKAAIVIVSDIAKYDIGSAGEYTQGAGAIALLIKENPRLLSFDEKVTSTIIKNEYDFYRPFGKETPLVNGLYSNLLYLIQVRKALETYKEKAIKSGIIKLGKDESIIDHIDYISVHLPYRRMGEKALAYLLRHEWRHLSRWESIISEIGTDEPVPKDPRGTIESILADTDFMKADEKFRRAFMKTDRYREIFDSKMSSSLEASTMIGNLYTASMYMGLRSLLEFEFSKGADLFNKRIGFGSYGSGCSAMVFSGVIQENYKELVKRMDLEKDIGQRTKISIKDYEKLHKNTRKYNEAFLNAEDEFILINIGGITADRAGFREYCYAS
- the ilvA gene encoding threonine ammonia-lyase — its product is MRKKISKIDLNSIKEAQKVLSKSSIRKIDLIRSNTFSSMCGNDIFLKLECYQKTGSFKVRGAVTMIDRLASDTKKGGVIAASAGNHAQGVAYASALNKMSCTIVMPKNASPAKIAATRSYGATVILEGNNYDESSVYANEIATKEGRTIVPAFDDPDVIAGQGTVGLEILEDLKNIDEVYVPIGGGGLIAGVSLAIKTINPKVSIIGVESTAFPSMKKAIKKGKIGIVQEGYTIADGISVKSPGKLPYEIIKDKVDDIVLVDDLAIVKTMFLLMERSKIVTEPAGAASLAYLIANRKAISKNKNIVSILSGGNVDMYLLGQVVAKGLMQTGRLLKLFIQLKDKPGALRNIVDEIAQANINIVEVIHDRLSSNIPAGTAGVYLSLELENKEQSNVLVDLLSKQKINFKIIK
- a CDS encoding Lrp/AsnC family transcriptional regulator; translation: MVMPTAYILINCILGKEEEIIKQISQIPQVKEVRGTYGVHDMFVKIQTDTVDEMNNTITNSIRKINGITSTVTLVSIPEQGGRG